A genomic segment from Sulfuritalea hydrogenivorans sk43H encodes:
- the dnaK gene encoding molecular chaperone DnaK, which produces MGKIIGIDLGTTNSCVAIMEGGKPKVIENAEGARTTPSIVAYADDGEILCGAAAKRQAVTNAKNTLFAVKRLIGRRFEEKEVQKDIDLMPFRIVKADNGDAWVEARGNKMAPPQVSAEVLRKMKKTAEDYLGEEVTEAVITVPAYFNDSQRQATKDAGRIAGLDVKRIINEPTAAALAFGMDKQEGDRKIAVYDLGGGTFDISIIEIAEIEGEHQFEVLSTNGDTFLGGEDFDQRLIDYVVTEFKKEQGVDLKNDVLALQRLKEAAEKAKIELSSAQQTEFNLPYITADASGPKHLAMKLTRAKYESLVEDLIARTIEPCRIAIKDAGVKTSDITDVILVGGMTRMPKVQDKVKEFFGKEPRRDVNPDEAVAVGASIQGGVLQGEVKDVLLLDVCPLSLGIETLGGVMTKLIAKNTTIPTKTSQTFSTADDNQNAVTIHVMQGEREMASGNKSLGQFNLSDIPPAPRGMPQIEVTFDIDANGILHVSARDKGTGKENKITIKANSGLSEAEIQAMVQDAAAHAEDDRKAHELVDARNQCDAMVHSIKKALGEHGDKMEADEKAKIEAAIKEAEDVLKDGDKAAIEAKTEALAKASQKLGEKIYGDAQGAAGAAGAAGAGTGGGEAKKDDSDVVDAEFTEVKDKKA; this is translated from the coding sequence ATGGGCAAGATCATCGGCATCGACCTCGGCACCACCAACAGCTGCGTCGCCATCATGGAAGGCGGCAAGCCCAAGGTCATCGAAAACGCGGAAGGCGCGCGCACCACGCCGTCCATTGTCGCCTACGCCGACGACGGCGAGATTCTGTGCGGCGCCGCGGCCAAGCGCCAGGCCGTGACCAATGCCAAGAACACCCTGTTCGCGGTCAAGCGCCTGATCGGCCGTCGCTTCGAGGAAAAGGAAGTGCAGAAGGACATCGACCTGATGCCCTTCAGGATCGTCAAGGCCGACAACGGCGACGCCTGGGTTGAGGCGCGCGGCAACAAGATGGCGCCGCCGCAGGTCTCCGCCGAAGTGCTGCGCAAGATGAAGAAGACCGCCGAGGATTACCTGGGCGAGGAAGTCACCGAGGCCGTGATCACCGTGCCCGCCTACTTCAACGACAGCCAGCGCCAGGCCACCAAGGACGCCGGCCGCATCGCCGGACTGGATGTCAAGCGCATCATCAACGAGCCGACCGCGGCCGCATTGGCCTTCGGCATGGACAAGCAGGAAGGCGACCGCAAGATCGCCGTGTATGACCTCGGCGGCGGCACCTTCGACATTTCCATCATCGAAATCGCCGAAATCGAGGGCGAACACCAGTTCGAAGTGCTGTCGACCAACGGCGACACCTTCCTCGGCGGCGAGGACTTCGACCAGCGCCTGATCGACTACGTGGTCACCGAGTTCAAGAAGGAACAGGGCGTCGACCTGAAGAACGACGTGCTGGCCCTGCAACGCCTCAAGGAAGCTGCGGAAAAGGCCAAGATCGAGCTGTCCTCGGCGCAACAGACCGAATTCAACCTGCCCTACATCACGGCCGATGCCAGCGGTCCGAAGCACCTGGCGATGAAGCTGACCCGCGCCAAGTACGAATCGCTGGTGGAAGACCTGATCGCCCGCACCATCGAACCCTGCCGCATCGCGATCAAGGATGCCGGCGTCAAGACCTCCGACATCACCGACGTGATCCTCGTCGGCGGCATGACCCGCATGCCCAAGGTGCAGGACAAGGTCAAGGAATTCTTCGGCAAGGAACCGCGCCGCGACGTCAATCCCGACGAAGCCGTGGCCGTCGGCGCCTCGATCCAGGGCGGCGTGCTGCAAGGCGAAGTCAAGGACGTGCTGCTGCTCGACGTCTGCCCGCTTTCGCTGGGCATCGAGACCCTGGGCGGCGTCATGACCAAGCTGATCGCCAAGAACACCACCATCCCGACCAAGACCAGCCAGACCTTCTCCACCGCCGACGATAACCAGAACGCGGTGACCATCCACGTCATGCAAGGCGAGCGCGAAATGGCCAGCGGCAACAAGAGCCTGGGCCAGTTCAACCTGTCCGACATCCCGCCGGCGCCGCGCGGCATGCCGCAGATCGAGGTCACTTTCGACATCGACGCCAACGGCATCCTGCACGTTTCGGCCAGGGACAAGGGCACCGGCAAGGAAAACAAGATCACCATCAAGGCCAACTCGGGACTGTCCGAAGCCGAAATCCAGGCCATGGTGCAGGACGCCGCGGCCCACGCCGAAGACGACCGCAAGGCCCACGAACTGGTCGACGCGCGCAACCAGTGCGACGCCATGGTGCATTCGATCAAGAAGGCGCTCGGCGAGCATGGCGACAAGATGGAAGCCGACGAAAAGGCCAAGATCGAAGCCGCCATCAAGGAAGCCGAAGACGTGCTGAAGGATGGCGACAAGGCGGCGATCGAGGCCAAGACCGAAGCGCTGGCCAAGGCATCGCAGAAACTCGGCGAGAAGATTTACGGCGACGCCCAGGGCGCTGCCGGTGCAGCGGGTGCGGCGGGCGCCGGTACCGGGGGCGGTGAAGCGAAGAAGGACGACAGCGATGTCGTCGATGCGGAATTCACCGAAGTGAAAGACAAGAAAGCTTAG
- the grpE gene encoding nucleotide exchange factor GrpE translates to MQDNSSTSPDTETAVPPAPTTGDTAPGSAGGMTPDAAQDGTVMPSLEEMLKTAELKAAEHHDAWLRAKAETENVRRRAQEDIGKAGKFAVEKFSGELLAVKDSLEAALSNENQSAENLKAGVELTLRQLIAAFEKSGLAEISPLGEKFDPHYHQAISQIEPPDATTEANTVLTVLQKGYALHGRVIRPALVVVAKGKA, encoded by the coding sequence GCCGACTACGGGGGATACCGCCCCCGGCTCCGCCGGAGGCATGACTCCTGACGCCGCACAGGATGGAACGGTGATGCCCAGCCTTGAAGAAATGCTCAAGACGGCCGAACTCAAGGCCGCCGAGCATCACGATGCCTGGCTGCGCGCCAAGGCCGAGACCGAGAACGTGCGGCGCCGCGCGCAGGAGGACATCGGCAAGGCCGGCAAGTTCGCCGTCGAGAAGTTTTCCGGCGAACTGCTGGCCGTCAAGGACAGCCTCGAAGCGGCCCTGTCCAATGAAAACCAGAGCGCCGAAAACCTCAAGGCCGGCGTCGAACTGACCCTCAGGCAATTGATTGCGGCCTTCGAAAAATCCGGTCTGGCCGAGATCAGCCCGCTTGGTGAAAAATTCGATCCGCACTATCACCAGGCCATCAGCCAGATCGAGCCCCCGGACGCCACCACCGAAGCCAACACCGTGCTCACCGTCCTGCAGAAGGGTTACGCCCTGCACGGACGGGTGATTCGCCCGGCGCTGGTCGTCGTAGCGAAGGGCAAGGCTTGA